The following are from one region of the Nicotiana tabacum cultivar K326 chromosome 3, ASM71507v2, whole genome shotgun sequence genome:
- the LOC142178585 gene encoding uncharacterized protein LOC142178585 gives MSLFVVCGIKLFVKKQPIFAPHISVYTNTDIVSELNENLTPEQYKQLGDTCFGNFLQIKRCEVQHQLFRCFMALQLEGSTDNVPNQIIETYFGGVNLIKKKNLMECFADKNWGHDNDGDALKIVVLYFIHSFIFSSEKNNTTIPRLHFDLVESERYSEYPWGLKAFESLIKSISKKMDAQKKYYRIAGMPLAIWRTTGNQRNFAYLMNDMFNNKGNMIVYKDIHPTDIELAVIQIPPVGVVVENSPTPTPPVGVVVENSPTPTHSNKSAEDSDDFSPTHDLQCKMKHATSLADSKNDEVSSLRKDLNLFKEYVVCEFKSLRSLINDNFKMLSDHLQDNQQKESSHQRNETTGSRDDGIEMPYDSNLQDISKGHRQTDTVVGDNVENTVVNALCVESRVEGNTTSEVSCNIPPIGQEGISTDYCVSQFELDDKFLPSQIPETRIVIHNNAKKVESNPVPSHRNQRPSRWYSMSYESNFDSAGIQEYDKWVRDGLLARHEQKSNLEDHYKKNKSTLHIPLDFGVDQVNSKNWFYLLSFDGKLWDGNHIDVIFYYLRKKGKYNQTSNFKYTIVDCIFKTRIAEIFDR, from the exons ATGTCTTTATTTGTTGTATGC GGAATTAAGCTGTTTGTGAAAAAACAGCCTATATTTGCACCGCATATCAGTGTATATACTAACACTGACATAGTCTCCGAGCTAAACGAAAATCTTACTCCAGAGCAGTACAAACAACTGGGTGATACTTGTTTTGgaaattttcttcaaataaaGCGGTGTGAAGTCCAACATCAACTCTTCAGATGCTTCATGGCTCTCCAGTTAGAAGGAAGTACTGACAAT GTTCCTAACCAGATTATTGAGACTTACTTTGGAGGTGTCAAtcttatcaaaaagaaaaatttgatgGAATGTTTTGCTGACAAGAATTGGGGTCACGACAATGATGGGGATGCCTTGAAGATAGTTGTGTTGTATTTCATACACTCCTTCATTTTTTCATCCGAGAAGAACAACACAACCATCCCAAGGCTACATTTTGACTTGGTAGAGAGTGAGCGTTATTCTGAATATCCATGGGGTTTAAAAGCATTTGAAAGCCTGATAAAATCTATTAGCAAGAAGATGGATGCTCAGAAGAAGTACTACAGGATAGCTGGGATGCCCCTAGCAAT TTGGAGAACCACCGGAAATCAGCGAAACTTTGCTTATCTGATGAACGACATGTTCAATAACAAAGGGAACATG ATTGTTTACAAGGACATCCATCCAACCGATATAGAGCTTGCCGTTATTCAGATTCCTCCAGTAGGCGTTGTTGTTGAGAACAGTCCTACTCCTACTCCTCCAGTAGGCGTTGTTGTTGAGAACAGTCCTACTCCTACTCATTCAAACAAGTCGGCAGAGGATTCAGATGACTTTTCTCCTACACATGATCTTCAGTGTAAGATGAAACATGCTACAAGT CTGGCAGATTCCAAAAATgatgaagtatcttctttgaggAAAGACCTAAATTTATTCAAAGAATAC GTTGTGTGTGAGTTTAAGTCTCTTAGATCATTGATCAATGATAACTTTAAGATGCTTTCTGACCATCTTCAAGACAATCAGCAAAAAGAAAGCTCACACCAGAGAAATGAAACCACAGGGAGTCGTGATGATGGTATTGAAATGCCATATGATTCCAACTTGCAAGATATTTCAAAAGGTCACAGACAGACTGATACAGTTGTCGGGGATAATGTTGAG AATACAGTGGTTAATGCTCTTTGTGTGGAGTCAAGAGTGGAGGGGAATACTACATCAGAGGTGTCGTGCAACATACCACCTATAGGCCAAGAGGGTATATCTACAGATTACTGTGTATCTCAATTTGAGCTGGACGACAAGTTTCTTCCCAGTCAAATTCCAGAAACTAGAATTGTGATTCACAACAACGCAAAAAAAGTTGAATCAAACCCAGTACCATCTCATAGGAATCAGCGACCAAGTAGATGGTATTCTATGTCTTACGAGTCTAACTTTGATTCCGCAG GCATTCAGGAATACGACAAATGGGTTCGTGATGGTCTTCTCGCTAGACATGAACAAAA AAGTAATTTGGAAGACCATTACAAGAAGAACAAGTCAACACTTCATATACCATTGGATTTTGGAGTTGATCAAGTAAATTCAAAAAATTGGTTTTACCTTCTATCGTTTGACGGTAAACTATGGGATGGCAAT CATATTGACGTCATATTCTACTATCtaagaaagaagggaaagtacaaccaaacaagcaactttaAGTATACAATTGTTGATTGTATATTCAAGACAAGAATCGCAGAAATCTTCGACAG ATAG
- the LOC107766477 gene encoding nuclear matrix constituent protein 1-like: protein MSTPPRKFWTGWSLSPWSEPADKGKGVAFMGTAQKSLTSQDYGNMDQEALIGEVSKLENELFSYQYNMGLLLIEKKDWSSKFEEIKQALEEANDACRREQAAHSIAISEVEKREENLRKALGVEKQCVLELEKELREMRSEYAETKYTADSKLAEANALAASVEEKSLEVEAKLRVADAKLAEVIQKSSAVERKLNEVEAQENALRRERSSFNAEREAFGTYLSRQREDLQEWERKLQAGEERLADGRRLLNQREQRANDTDRFLMQKQNDLEDDQRKIDAANSVLRKKEDDMSSRIANLTHKEKELEDVRKSLEIKERELLDLQEKLNFKEREGIQNLMDEHRSILHSKEEEFELELRQRRASLDEELKGKVLELETKEAEVDHMEEKIKKREQAVEKKLEKVKEKEKDHELKLKSLKDREKSLKTEEKILETERKQIVSEKENFLALKAELENVRADIQKQQVKISEETEQLKVTEAERMEHVHLQSELKQEIDKCRLLQENLLKEAEDLKQEKERFEKEWEELDEKRSEIKIDLQELNEQRKNFEKLKRTEEEMISKEKLETENYVQRELEALRVARETFEATMDHEKSILAEQTRSEKSQMLHAFERQKRELESDMQRKQEEKESALHVREKLFEEERQRELSNIEYLKEVAHREMEEMKLERVSLEKEKQEISANKGLLEVQQLEMKKDIDVLVGLSRKLKDQRLAFIKERDKFIAFVKQQKNCSSCGEGIRVIEFSDLQALAEVESFEAPPLPGVVQEYLNDGQRGSLERTSDELSPGARNTGSMVSGGTMSWLRKCTSKILKFSPSKKIENASSHCLVDGSSASEKCADISPNKLSNEGNHTDLAVSMNVLDDQMLQQGDGIREVEVGQGTVEDSHHASVKVGQRRPVKKGRGRSSKSAKATDTRTVLEIVPKEGENMHANGSLETSVNMNEESQRESGLLGGAPRNSRKRSHLSQEMASEIDGNNSEGQSDSVASSRRKRRQQVAPGVQAHAERRYNLRRPRSAAPATANGSLSDPISKSQEENWNSNASLANPLVDNGEDDGKDRNFAAGHPTVAESPLNDTVDNQEGSANIATELVDDTGLSEEVNETPKQPSAYDVNRDEDGCDDSDGDEGDEGEEIEHPGEVSIGKKLWTFITT from the exons ATGTCTACACCGCCGAGGAAATTTTGGACCGGCTGGTCACTGTCACCATGGAGCGAACCGGCTGACAAGGGCAAAGGCGTTGCCTTTATGGGTACTGCTCAGAAAAGTTTGACGAGCCAAGATTATGGAAACATGGATCAGGAAGCACTAATTGGAGAGGTCTCCAAGCTTGAAAATGAG CTTTTTTCCTACCAATACAATATGGGCCTTCTACTGATCGAAAAGAAGGATTGGTCTTCTAAATTTGAAGAAATTAAGCAAGCCTTAGAAGAAGCAAATGATGCTTGTAGAAGAGAACAAGCAGCTCATTCAATTGCTATATCTGAAGTGGAGAAACGGGAAGAGAATTTAAGGAAGGCACTGGGAGTCGAGAAGCAATGTGTGCTAGAG CTTGAGAAGGAATTGCGTGAGATGCGCTCGGAGTATGCAGAGACTAAATATACAGCTGATTCAAAATTGGCAGAGGCAAATGCATTGGCTGCTAGTGTTGAAGAGAAATCATTGGAGGTAGAAGCAAAGTTGCGTGTAGCGGATGCTAAGCTTGCTGAGGTTATCCAAAAGAGTTCTGCAGTAGAGAGGAAACTTAATGAAGTTGAAGCTCAAGAAAATGCGCTTCGAAGAGAACGGTCATCTTTCAATGCAGA GCGTGAAGCTTTTGGGACTTATCTATCCAGACAAAGAGAAGACTTGCAGGAATGGGAAAGAAAATTACAGGCTGGAGAGGAGAGGTTGGCTGATGGCCGAAGATTGCTTAACCAAAGAGAGCAGCGAGCCAATGACACTGATAGATTTTTGATGCAAAAGCAGAATGACCTTGAAGATGACCAGAGGAAAATTGACGCCGCTAACTCAGTTTTGAGGAAGAAAGAAGATGATATGAGCAGCCGGATAGCAAACCTTACTCATAAGGAGAAG GAACTCGAGGATGTGAGAAAGAGCCTGGAGATAAAAGAGAGGGAGTTGCTTGATCTACAGGAAAAGTTGAACTTTAAAGAGAGA GAGGGAATTCAAAATCTAATGGATGAACATCGAAGTATCCTGCATTCTAAGGAAGAAGAGTTTGAATTGGAACTGAGGCAAAGGCGGGCATCACTTGATGAGGAACTAAAAGGTAAGGTGCTTGAACTGGAAACGAAGGAAGCTGAAGTTGATCACATGGAAGAAAAGATTAAGAAACGAGAACAAGCCGTTGAAAAGAAGCTGGAGAAAGtcaaggagaaggagaaggatcATGAGTTGAAGTTAAAATCATTGAAGGATAGGGAGAAGTCTTTGAAAACCGAGGAGAAAATTTTGGAAACTGAAAGGAAGCAGATAGTTTCTGAGAAGGAGAATTTTCTAGCTCTGAAGGCTGAGCTTGAGAATGTAAGAGCTGACATTCAAAAGCAACAGGTAAAGATCAGTGAGGAAACAGAACAACTTAAAGTAACTGAAGCTGAGAGAATGGAACATGTTCACCTACAATCAGAACTGAAGCAGGAGATAGACAAGTGTAGACTCCTCCAAGAAAATCTATTGAAGGAAGCTGAGGATTTGAAGCAGGAAAAAGAAAGATTTGAAAAAGAATGGGAAGAACTGGATGAGAAAAGATCTGAGATCAAGATAGACTTGCAGGAACTTAATGAACAGAGAAAGAATTTCGAAAAACTGAAGCGCACTGAAGAGGAAATGATAAGCAAGGAGAAGCTGGAAACAGAAAATTATGTTCAGAGGGAGTTGGAAGCCCTTAGAGTGGCAAGAGAAACATTTGAAGCTACCATGGATCATGAGAAGTCAATATTAGCAGAGCAAACTCGAAGTGAAAAAAGCCAAATGCTTCATGCCTTTGAACGGCAAAAAAGAGAACTTGAAAGTGATATGCAGAGGAAGCAGGAGGAAAAGGAGTCTGCACTGCATGTACGGGAGAAACTCTTTGAGGAAGAGAGGCAGAGGGAGCTCAGCAATATTGAGTATTTGAAGGAAGTCGCCCATAGAGAAATGGAAGAGATGAAATTAGAAAGAGTCAGTCTGGAGAAAGAAAAACAGGAAATTTCTGCTAACAAGGGGCTTCTTGAAGTACAACAGTTAGAGATGAAAAAGGATATTGATGTGCTTGTTGGCTTAAGCAGGAAGTTGAAGGATCAGAGATTAGCTTTTATTAAGGAAAGGGACAAGTTTATTGCTTTTGTCAAGCAGCAGAAAAACTGCAGCTCATGCGGAGAAGGAATTCGTGTGATTGAGTTTTCTGACCTTCAAGCTCTCGCTGAAGTGGAGAGTTTTGAGGCCCCTCCTCTGCCAGGTGTCGTGCAGGAATATCTAAACGATGGTCAAAGAGGATCATTGGAAAGGACTAGTGATGAGCTGTCCCCTGGTGCTCGTAATACAGGATCAATGGTTTCTGGTGGAACCATGTCCTGGCTTCGAAAGTGCACATCTAagattctcaaattttcacctAGCAAAAAGATTGAAAATGCTTCTTCTCATTGTCTGGTTGATGGATCTTCTGCATCAGAGAAGTGTGCAGACATATCACCAAATAAACTGTCAAACGAAGGAAATCACACGGATCTGGCTGTTTCCATGAATGTTCTTGATGATCAGATGCTTCAACAAGGTGATGGCATTAGAGAGGTGGAAGTTGGCCAAGGAACTGTAGAAGACTCTCATCATGCCAGCGTGAAAGTTGGTCAGCGCAGACCTGTGAAGAAAGGACGTGGTAGAAGTAGTAAATCAGCAAAAGCTACAGATACAAGAACAGTTCTTGAAATAGTTCCTAAGGAGGGTGAGAATATGCACGCCAATGGAAGTTTGGAGACCTCAGTTAATATGAACGAGGAGAGCCAGAGAGAATCAGGTCTTTTGGGTGGGGCACCAAGAAATTCTAGAAAGCGTAGTCACTTGTCACAAGAAATGGCTAGTGAGATCGATGGCAATAATAGTGAAGGACAGTCAGATAGTGTAGCCAGCAGTCGCAGGAAGAGGAGACAACAGGTTGCCCCTGGTGTGCAGGCTCATGCTGAAAGAAGATACAATCTCCGCCGACCTAGAAG TGCTGCACCAGCAACAGCCAATGGATCTTTGTCAGACCCAATTTCAAAATCTCAGGAAGAGAATTGGAACTCTAACGCTTCCCTGGCAAATCCTCTGGTTGACAACGGTGAAGATGATGGAAAAGATAGAAATTTTGCTGCTGGTCATCCCACGGTAGCCGAGAGCCCT TTGAATGATACAGTAGACAATCAGGAAGGCAGTGCTAACATAGCAACTGAGCTGGTAGATGATACAGGTTTGAGTGAAGAGGTAAATGAAACCCCAAAACAGCCTTCAGcttatgatgtgaatagagaTGAGGATGGGTGTGATGACAGTGACGGTGATGAGGGTGATGAGGGTGAAGAGATTGAACATCCCGGTGAAGTCTCTATAGGGAAGAAGCTTTGGACTTTCATCACGACATAG
- the LOC107766476 gene encoding histone acetyltransferase HAC12, translating into MNLNGVNVWIPSNSGGTYLFQEASDILRLSNTGSRQHSCEKQDDDQVAWTNDRSRAPVNGFIGNRIKSFMWKKNLDMGKQMANNLADLTNQPSVDVVCKQDHVWKEILSREYQNLIQQEAYYPQAWQDEAEDFLSSNLTPISHTIDLGDPPLLCSSNLQSAQHDLSAASCMNYSMLQTGSSANKSPVSVSHVPEEIVDSPEPFSSVTVSSDVEWNANKEPYEDGLMYSDSSLLSISESISKSSIKPQYSDGVECNLGNYGGYLESNQNIYHENVPASHGQSLSHLNRWTSEPDIKSFSEDNTLPTAISYQLPNPRSHGCLVEQDASISNLSRQRSSLPNVFQLFPEQSPSIQQRDFHQLHNGSSNGSGFDEECNGYSSYINEATLPPSKRKRVENLPVLHFGPFNADASSGNQQSPIAGHLSLGQYSEGPTCSKRNKTNISNKIASCVKDLNIAGGSCNLPSIDMLRVDNGYYFSSTELSNDSELQKIEHTCTSGTENSEIDNSPKMSLDGSSFLPVEHSNDQREEIQQTSKYNQTTSATRSDLIEPKVNCQMGMRSSTEDSKRLSVSLTDFFTVEQLKNHIYSLSQYNQGSTGNMILHSVNENICQLCGTDRFVFVPVPIYCSSCCARIKRNLVYYWTVDKAGARHCFCTRCFRKSRGDNVSSRGLSISKQKFQKAKNSEQNEESWVQCDKCECWQHQICALYNAKKDLEGQAKYICPFCCLEEIQAGERVPLCAPLRATLGAQDLPRTMLSDHIEHRLFRRLKLESDERAKLSGQDADEVLGATDLIVRVVLSTNKKLKVKQQFLDLFHNENYPMEFQYKSKVILLFQNIEGADVCLFGMYVQEFGSECAPPNKRCVYISYLDSIKYFRPEKETVKGEALRTLVYHEILIGYLDYCKKQGFTTCYIWACPPVKSEDYILYCHPESQKIPKPDQLRRWYRSMLRKASEEDIVVNYTNLYDHFFVPSARNNARISAVHLPYFDGDYWSGAAEDLIRNIDKESRGDSPNKVKKLMTKRALKAIGHNNLSADATKDILVMQKLGQTILPVKEDFIIVNLHVVCTNCHEAILSGSRWFCYQCRNFHICARCLALKENFGEQKTHTSINGEKHLLSEVVVDDIPANTEDRDTIIDNDLFKNRHSFLSFCQQNHYQFDTLRRAKHSSMMILYHLHKKIHSSETDSGVGSDQFEGQKPLQVKLMGVLVHASQCRATPSNPCSYSGCLKIRKLFQHANRCKLRVPGGCELCLKTWSLLHWHSQTCQDFSCLVPRCMDIRKHVARNSSLQRGGKGLAST; encoded by the exons ATGAATTTGAACGGAGTCAACGTTTGGATACCATCTAATTCTGGAGGAACCTACTTGTTCCAGGAAGCATCAGATATCCTGCGGCTTAGTAACACTGGTTCACGACAACATTCCTGTGAGAAGCAAGATGATGATCAGGTCGCGTGGACCAACGATCGAAGCAGGGCTCCTGTGAATGGATTTATTGGAAATAGAAT CAAGAGTTTTATGTGGAAAAAGAATTTGGACATGGGCAAGCAGATGGCCAACAATTTAGCTGACTTGACAAATCAGCCTTCAGTAGATGTTGTTTGTAAG CAGGATCATGTGTGGAAGGAGATACTTTCACGTGAATATCAAAACCTAATCCAGCAAGAAGCTTATTATCCACAAGCATGGCAGGATGAAGCAGAGGATTTTCTTTCGTCCAATTTGACACCCATTTCCCATACAATAGACCTGGGTGATCCACCTCTTCTTTGCAGCTCAAATTTGCAATCTGCACAGCATGATCTCTCAGCGGCTTCTTGCATGAATTACAGCATGCTCCAAACAG GATCCTCAGCTAATAAGTCTCCAGTCAGTGTGTCACATGTTCCCGAAGAGATTGTTGATTCTCCTGAACCGTTCTCATCTGTTACTGTATCCTCTGATGTAGAATGGAATGCCAATAAGGAGCCTTATGAAGATGGGCTAATGTATTCAGATAGCAGTTTGCTGAGTATCTCTGAATCAATATCGAAAAGTTCAATTAAGCCTCAGTATTCTGATGGGG TTGAATGCAATCTCGGAAACTATGGAGGATATTTGGAAAGTAATCAGAATATTTATCATGAGAATGTTCCTGCATCACATGGACAAAGTTTGTCTCATCTGAATCGTTGGACTTCAGAACCGGACATCAAGTCGTTTTCTGAAGACAACACTTTGCCAACTGCAATATCTTATCAGCTGCCTAATCCGAGATCACATGGGTGCTTGGTGGAGCAAGATGCTTCTATAAGTAATTTATCAAGACAAAGGTCAAGTTTACCCAATGTATTCCAGCTTTTCCCAGAGCAATCACCTAGTATTCAGCAACGAGATTTTCATCAACTCCACAATGGTTCTTCAAATGGATCTGGCTTTGATGAGGAATGTAATGGCTATAGCTCTTATATCAATGAAGCTACTTTACCTCCATCAAAGCGAAAGAGGGTGGAAAATCTCCCTGTGCTTCATTTTGGGCCTTTCAATGCTGATGCTAGTTCTGGCAATCAGCAGTCGCCTATTGCTGGACATTTATCGTTAGGGCAGTACTCTGAAGGTCCTACTTGCAGCAAAAGGAATAAGACAAATATCAGTAACAAAATCGCAAGCTGTGTGAAGGATCTGAATATAGCTGGTGGATCTTGTAATCTTCCCAGCATCGACATGTTGCGGGTTGACAATGGTTATTATTTTTCCTCTACAGAGCTCAGCAATGACTCTGAACTGCAGAAGATAGAGCATACATGCACTAGTGGAACTGAAAATAGTGAGATTGACAATTCTCCCAAAATGAGCTTAGATGGGTCGTCTTTTCTTCCTGTAGAGCACTCTAATGATCAACGAGAGGAGATACAACAAACATCTAAGTATAACCAGACCACTTCAGCAACACGAAGTGATTTGATTGAACCGAAAGTTAATTGCCAGATGGGAATGAGGTCAAGTACAGAAGACTCCAAGAGGCTGAGTGTTTCATTGACGGACTTTTTCACGGTTGAGCAGTTGAAGAATCATATCTACAGCCTCAGTCAGTATAATCAG GGATCAACTGGAAATATGATACTACATTCTGTCAATGAGAATATATGCCAGTTATGTGGCACGGATAGGTTTGTTTTTGTCCCTGTACCTATATATTGCTCATCATGTTGTGCTCGTATCAAGCGCAACTTGGTATATTATTGGACTGTGGACAAAGCTGGCGCACGACATTGCTTTTGTACAAGATGCTTTAGGAAGTCTCGTGGCGATAATGTCTCATCCCGAGGACTATCAATTAGCAAACAGAAGTTTCAAAAGGCAAAAAATAGTGAGCAAAATGAAGAATCG TGGGTACAATGTGATAAATGTGAGTGCTGGCAGCATCAAATATGTGCTCTTTACAATGCTAAAAAAGATCTAGAAGGACAAGCAAAGTACATATGTCCATTTTGCTGCTTAGAGGAGATACAAGCAGGAGAGCGTGTGCCTTTATGTGCGCCTTTACGTGCGACTCTTGGAGCCCAAGATCTTCCAAGGACTATGCTCAGTGATCACATTGAGCACAGATTGTTCAGGCGCCTCAAGCTAGAGAGTGATGAGAGAGCAAAATTGTCAGGACAAGATGCAGATGAG GTACTTGGTGCAACAGATCTAATTGTCAGAGTGGTATTGTCCACTAACAAAAAGTTGAAAGTGAAGCAGCAATTTTTGGATCTCTTTCACAATGAAAATTATCcaatggagttccagtataaatCAAAG GTGATTCTACTGTTTCAGAATATCGAAGGAGCAGATGTTTGCCTCTTCGGGATGTATGTCCAGGAGTTTGGATCAGAGTGTGCTCCTCCGAATAAACGCTGTGTCTATATATCATATCTTGATTCTATCAAGTATTTTAGACCTGAGAAAGAAACTGTGAAAGGGGAAGCTCTACGTACGCTTGTATACCATGAAATACTG ATTGGATACCTGGATTACTGCAAGAAACAAGGTTTTACAACATGCTATATATGGGCTTGCCCACCTGTAAAAAGTGAAGACTACATCTTGTATTGCCATCCAGAATctcaaaaaataccaaaaccaGACCAACTTCGGCGGTG GTATAGGTCAATGTTAAGGAAAGCATCTGAAGAGGATATCGTGGTGAACTATACTAATTTATATGACCACTTTTTCGTTCCGAGTGCAAGGAATAATGCCAGGATAAGTGCGGTTCATTTGCCATATTTTGACGGAGACTATTGGTCAGGTGCCGCAGAAGATTTAATTAGGAATATTGACAAAGAGAGCAGAGGTGATTCACCAAATAAAGTGAAAAAGCTAATGACAAAGAGGGCGCTAAAAGCAATTGGACATAACAATCTTTCTGCTGATGCAACTAAAGACATTCTAGTGATGCAAAAG CTGGGACAAACTATCTTACCTGTTAAAGAAGATTTCATCATTGTAAACTTGCATGTTGTGTGCACAAACTGCCATGAAGCAATATTATCAGGAAGTCGATGGTTTTGTTACCAGTGCAGAAACTTCCATATATGTGCAAG GTGTCTTGCTTTGAAGGAAAACTTTGGTGAGCAGAAAACACACACTTCCATTAATGGAGAAAAGCATTTACTTTCCGAG GTTGTGGTGGACGATATACCTGCTAATACTGAGGACCGAGATACCATTATAGATAATGATCTTTTCAAGAATAGGCATTCTTTTTTGAGCTTCTGCCAGCAAAATCACTATCAGTTTGACACACTCCGTCGTGCTAAGCATTCCTCAATGATGATATTGTATCATCTCCACAAGAAGATTCACTCGTCCGAAACTGACTCTGGCGTTGGAAGTGatcaattcgaggggcaaaaaCCGTTGCAG GTCAAATTAATGGGTGTACTGGTGCATGCATCACAATGCCGTGCAACTCCAAGTAATCCGTGCTCGTACTCTGGATGCCTCAAAATTAGAAAACTTTTTCAACATGCAAATCGGTGCAAACTTAGAGTTCCAGGGGGTTGCGAACTTTGTTTAAAAACCTGGTCGCTACTGCATTGGCATTCACAGACATGTCAGGATTTCAGTTGCCTAGTTCCTCGTTGCAT GGACATTAGAAAGCACGTAGCAAGGAATTCATCGCTTCAGAGAGGTGGAAAGGGATTAGCATCTACATGA